TGGTTTCCTGCTGGTGGACGGTCTGTACTTCGCGGCCAACGTGCCGAAAATCGTTCAGGGCGGGGCCTTCCCGGTGATCGCCGGTATTGCGCTGTTCGTGCTGATGACCACCTGGAAACGCGGCAAGCAGTTGCTGGTAGAGCGCATGGACGAAGGCGGGCTGCCGCTGCCGATTTTCATCAGCAGTATTGCGGTACAACCGCCGCATCGTGTTCAGGGCACCGCCGTGTTCCTGACTGCGCGCCCGGATGCTGTGCCTCATGCGCTGTTGCACAACCTGCTGCATAACCAGGTACTGCACGAGCAAGTGGTGCTGTTGACCGTGGTGTACGAAGACATCCCGCGAGTACCGCCGACGCGGCGCTTCGAGGTCGATTCCTACGGCGAAGGGTTCTTCCGGGTGATCCTGCACTTTGGCTTCGTCGACGAACCGGACGTGCCGCAAGCGCTCAAGCTGTGTCATCTCGATGACCTCGACTTCAGCCCGATGCGCACCACCTACTTCCTCAGCCGCGAGACGGTCATCGCCTCCAAACTCGAAGGCATGGCGCGTTGGCGCGAGGCGTTGTTTGCGTTCATGTTGAAGAATGCCAATGGCAATCTGCGGTTCTTCAATCTGCCGTTGAACCGGGTGATTGAGTTGGGGACGCAGGTCGAGATGTAAGCCCGCGACATCAAAAAGCCCCCGTTGCCAGTGCGGCAGCGGGGGCTTTTTTGTGTCTTGCACTTGATCCGAGCTTCGCGCAGCCCCCTGTGGGAGCCTGCTCGCGAAAGCATTCTGTCAGTCACAGGTATATTGGATGTACCGCCGTCATCGCGAGCAGGCTCGCTCCCACAAGGAATCTTGGCGCCTGCTGATTTGGGCTCATGCCATCATTTTTTAGATTCGGTTTTCGTCGCAGCCGGTCGCTCCAACACTTTCACCGCATCATCCACCACGGCCTTGCTCATCGCCGTCAGATAATGTGCGGCCCAGATATGGCGGTCGGTATCACGATTAAAGGCAGCATCTCGGGTCAGTTCCTTGGCCAGGAACAGAAAATCGGAGGCCATGGCTAGCGCATCGCCGAGGGGAACGTCTCGCGTGACATGGAACAGCGGTTGGTTTGAACAGTAGATGAAGGGGGTGAGGCCAATGGTTTTTAATTCTGAGGCTTCGGACTGTTTTGTATTTGTCATGGTTTTACTCCAGGGTTCGAGGAGCTGCCACATTCGTTTCCAAGCGAATGGGTGGCAGCTGTACGCAGGTTGGAAAACCGGGAACCAAGGAACCGGCACGCCCGAGGGCGTCCCACGCACAGCCGCCATTACTCTAGATTGCAGCCATAAAATCGGTTGCATTCATGCAGGGGGCTCTAGCGCTTTGATTCGACGGGTTTCCAAGCCCGATCGCTGAATGGTCAGCGACGTCCGGAGACTATCCCGTCAAAGAAAAGCGCAACAAGGCATCAAAGTGCCCACAAAACACGATTCGGAGTTTGCCTACAAGGTCTGCGGGCGTCATCTGATATTGCGTCACCTTAAGTAAACAAAACTAAACGCGAAGCGCGATTTCACACGCCGCTGGAGAAGACGGTGGAGATCCAATGTGGGAGCGGGCTTGCTCGCGAATGCGGACTGACATTCAAGACTGATATCGACTGACCCACCGCTTTCGCGAGCAAGCCCGCACAGGGGCAGTGTGTCTGCTGGAATTAAAAAGCCCCCGCTACCGTAAGGCAACGAGGGCTTTTTTGTGGGCGGGTTCAGATCACTCCTGCGCCGCTGTCTCCTTCGCCTGACGCTTCTCAATCACCTCCACCAACCGCTGGGCCAGTTTCGGGTAGTTCTCGTCGAAGTGGTGGCCACCGGGCAGTTTGATCGCTTCGCCCACGGCGGTCTTGTCGGTGCAGCCGCTTTCGTCGGTTTCTTCTTCACCGTAGATGCACACCACTTTCTCGGCGGGCAGCTTGGCCATTTCCGGGCCGGTGGCGGCTTCTTTGCCGGCGTTGCCGAGCCAGCCTTCGACTTCGATCTCGAAGCTGCCAGTGCGGGCGAAGGCCAGCAGGATGATTGCGTCGACGCGTTGCTGTTCCGAGGCTTCCAGGCGGTTGTAGATCGCCGGCAATACGTCAGCACCGAACGAGTAGCCGGTCAGGATGAAGCGCTTGGTGCCCCATTTCTGCCGGTAGTGCTGCATCAGTTCGGCGAGGTCCAGGGCGCTTTGCTCCGGGCTCTTGTGCTGCCAGTAGTAGCGCAGGGTGTCGATGCCGACCACCGGGTAGCCGATCTTGGCCATCTCGCCCGCCACGTCGCGGTCGAGGTCGCGCCAGCCACCGTCGCCGGAGAGGAACAGGGTGACCGTATCCTTGGCCTGGCCGGCCGGCACTTCAACCACTGGAATCTGCAGGCCGCCAGCAGCTTTGTCGCCGCCGACGAGGAGTTTGCGCAGTTCGTTGTTCAGCACTTGCGGCAGGTTGATGTCGTAGTCGCTGATGCTGGTTTCGGCGTTGGGTTGGTCGCGTACGAAACCGGCGCTGGTGTCGTCCGGGTTGTCGTTCCACGCCACCAGCCAGTGGCCGTGAGCGGCGCTTTTCGGCAGCAGGTGGGTGCAGCCGGGTTTTTCCAGGGCCAGGTCCACCGAAACGGCCTGGGACTTGTCGTCCTTCTGCTCGGACAACCAGCGCCACGCCAGCACGGCGCCAGGGCCGATGCCGCTGACCAGGGTCGCCGGGCCTTTGAGTTCTCTCAGGCCCGCTTGCAGGGCGCGGCTTTGCAGCAGGCATTCCTTGGGCAGGATCACCTGAACGATCTGCGCCGAACCGCTGCGGCTGAGGGTCATCAATTGCTTGTCGCTGAGTTTCTGGTCTTCATTGACCGCCACCAGCACCTGGGCGCGGGGCGTGTTGCCGGGAATGACACGGGTCATCGCCGCGCCGCCGGCCGGTGTCAGCTGTTCCAGGGTCGGTTCTGGCGCCGGACGTTTGAGGTACCAGTAACCGCCACCGAGAATCAGGGCCAGCACTACCAGTGTGGCCAGTACGTACCGCAGGGAGCGTTGAATCATCAGCGTTTCACCAATCCAGTCAAGCCGCCCGCAATCAGGGCAGCAGTGTCGGCCAGGGCAACCAGCGGATCGAGTCCGGCGGGCACGGCCATATAACGGGGTTCCCAGTCAGGCTGGAACTTGTCTTTGAAGCGGCGCAAACCTTGGAAGTTGTAAAGCTGCTCACCACGGCGGAAGACCATCGAGCCCAGGCGCTGGGTCAGTGGTGCACCGCGACGGGGTTGCAACCCCGACAGCGGCACCATGCCCAGGCTGAAACGCGCGTATCCATGATTTTTATAATGTTGAATCAGGCCGACCATCATGAACTCCATGGTCAGCTTGGGGGCATCCGGGTGCGCGCGCATCAGGTCGAGGCTGGCCAGGTCGTGGCCGTAAGTCTCGAGCAAGTTGGCGAACGCTACCGGACGCCCTTCGAAACGAATCACCGCGACGCGGAAATGCTTGAGGTAGTCATCGCTGAAACGACCGAGGGAGAAACCTTTCTCGCGCACGTTCTTGCCGGTCAGCCAGGCATCGGAAATCACCTTGAGCTCATCCATTGGCGCATGCCCTGGCTCATGGATCTCCAGCGACAGGCCATCGCGGGTGCCACGGTTCCAGGTGTAGCGCAGGTCTTTCATCTCCTTGCCCTTGGCTTCGAGATCAAAGCGCTGCAGATCGACCCGGGCTTCTTCGCCGAGCTTGATCGCGGTCAGGCCGATGTCCATGTAGTACGGCAGGTTTTCCGCGCGGACCTGATAGAACACCGGCCGGGCGTGGTGGATGTCGCAGAGGTCGCGGAACTGCCAGATCATCTCGGCCCGTTGCTGGGTCGGGCCGATCGGGTCGTACAAGGCCACGAGGCTACGCCCACGGCGGGCGTACATCAGGAACGCCTCGTCGTTGGGGTGGAACAGTAGCGCCTTGTCACCGGTCAGGGCGAGGCCACCATCCGGTTGTGCGGAAGCCATCAGGATTTTTACCGCGCGGTCCAGCTCATCCGGCGTCGGCAGGTGAATCACCGGGCGCGCAGTGCGCAGCAGCCAGGTCAGGGACACCACCACCAGCAGCACGGCGGCGCCCAGCAACGAGCGCAGGCCACGCGGGGCGTCGGCGTCGAGGGTGAACTGCCACCAGAGTTGATGGCTGTACGGAACGTCCTGATAAGCGAACAGCAGCAACCAGATCGACGCACCGAGCACGCACAGGCTCGACACCAGATACAGCGGCGAAAACGGCAATTCAGTCAATCGGCTCGGGCGATAGAACGAGCGGCGGAAAACCCCCAGCAGGCTCGCGGTCAGGGTCATCAGGCAGGCTTCTTCCCAGTCGAAACCTTTGAGCAGCGAGAGCACGGCACCGACCAGCAACAGAATGGTGGTGAGCATCCAGGCGGCCGACAGTCTGCGGCGCAGGCCCTGAGCCAATAGCAGGCAGAGCACGCCGACGAGGCTGGCGCCGAAGTGCGAGGCGTCGACCAGTCGATGGGGAATCAGAAAACCGATGTGTTCCAGGCGCGTGTCGATTTCCGGAGTTACGCCGGAGAACAGCAGCACCACGCCAGACAGGAACACCAGCACCGCCAGAATCGGCGCGGCCAGGCCGGACGCGGCGCGCAAAGACTGACGCGTCTGAAACAGGCGCTGGCCTTCGTTGATCAGCAGCAGCAGACAAGCCACCAGCAGCGGCAGCACCACGTAGATCAGGCGATAGAGCAGCAGTGCGGCGGCCAGTGGTGCAGCGCCGAGTTTGTCGGCGAAGGCGGCCAGCAGAATCGCTTCGAATACCCCGACACCGCCGGGCACATGACTGAGCACGCCTGCGGCCAACGCCAGCAGGTACACCAGCAAGAACGCACCGAAGGGCGGCGCTTCCGGCAACAACAGATACAGCACCGTTGCGGCGGCGGCCACGTCAAGGGCGGTAATGATCAGTTGCAGGAACGTCAGGCGGCGGCCCGGAAGGCGCAAGGTGCGACGACCGACCTTGACCAGCAGGTTGTCCGCATAAGGCTGCTCCGGCAGGCGACGACGGTAGATCCCGACCGCCAGCACGATAAACAGCAGCAGCACGGCGGCAGCGATCACACCCAGCAATATCTCGGAGAGACCGAGGGCGGCGGACGCGGCTGGCAGGTTGCTCAGTGTCGCGAGGGCGGCCAGCGGGGGCAGGGCGCAGCCAAGCGAGAGACTGGCGAACAGCGTCATGTGCGCGACTTCGGAAGCCCCCAGGCCATGACGTGCATATAAACGATAGCGAACCGAGCCCCCCGAGAGCATCGACAGACCGATGGCATTGCCGATGGCGAATGCCGTGAATCCGCCGAGGGCAAGAATTCGCGGCGCCAGCGTTACGCCGGCATAGCGGCTGGCCGACCATTCATAGCCGAGCAATATGATGAAGCCCACGACCGTCGCTGCCAGTGCGCCCAACAGTGCAGGTTTCGGTACTTCAAGAATCGAGTCGTGCAGAGCGTACAGATCGAGTTCGCTCAGCAGATGGCGACAGGCAATCAGCGCGATCGCGAACAACAGCAGGGTGACCGCCAGGCCGATGGGCTGGCGATACTTGCTGACCTGATCAAGCAAGCGCAAACGCTCGGGCTTGATGGGTTGTGTCGCTGTGACAGTGTCTTGTGGATCAGACGAGTTGGCGCGCATCAATCACCTCTTGGATTGTGCGCGACAGGATGGGGGTATCCAGCCAAGTTACCAATCCCTGTAGAAAAAAATAATCACAAATATTAACGCCTCTCGCCGGGTGTCGGCGATGGCAGGTCATCCGTCGTGGAGGATTCCGTCTGCGATCCAGCATAGTCTGATCTCAGCGCTTCAGTGATCCCGAACACTTCCCCACAGAGTGACAGGTCATTGTTGCGAAAGGACTTTTTCAACAGATACAAAAAAGGCCACTCTTTCGAGTAGCCTTTTTTGATGTTTGGTTGCGGGAGCCGGATTTGAACCGACGACCTTCGGGTTATGAGCCCGACGAGCTACCAGACTGCTCCATCCCGCGTCTGTGTGGCGGCATTCTATAGAGATACGCCTGTGTGTCAACCGTTAATCCGGAACCGGGTCAAATAAGCGTGAATAAGCGGCGAACGGTCGCAGGGGAGCGCTAAGTTTCGGAAGCAGAACGATTTCTCGGTTCCGGTGAAAAGAGGGGGCAAAAACAGGCGCGCACAAAAAAGGCCACTCTTTCGAGTAGCCTTTTTTGATGTTTGGTTGCGGGAGCCGGATTTGAACCGACGACCTTCGGGTTATGAGCCCGACGAGCTACCAGACTGCTCCATCCCGCGTCTGTGTGTCGGCATTCTACAGAGGATCGCCGGGCTGTCAACCTTCAATCTGGATAAAACCTGTTCTGGTTCAATCGGTTAGCTTGAAAGAACGCCAGTGTAATCGGCTGGGAGTCAGGCGTGGCAAGGCTTCCAGCTCTATCGCAGGCGGTCTTTCGATTGAGAAAATAAATTCATCTGCGACTTTTCCTACGGGCAGGAAAGAACATTCAGACTACTGGTGCTATATACAGGTGTCAGTGAGATACTGCCAACCCGGCCTGCCATGTCTCCTTTTCTACGCCATGAACACCGCTTTCATATGACCCAGCGAAAAATCATCCACGTCGATTGTGACTGCTTCTACGCTGCCATCGAGATGCGTGACGACCCGCGCCTGGCCGGAAAACCGCTGGCGGTGGGCGGGTCGGCGGATCGGCGCGGAGTGATTGCCACCTGCAACTATGAAGCGCGAGCGTATGGCGTGCGTTCGGCGATGTCTTCCGGGCACGCCTTGAAGTTGTGCCCGGACCTGACCATCGTCAAGCCGCGCATGGACGCCTATCGAGAAGCCTCGAAGGAAATTCACACGATCTTTCGCGATTACACCGACCTGATCGAGCCGCTTTCCCTCGATGAGGCCTACCTCGATGTGTCGGACAGTGCGCACTTCGGCGGCAGCGCCACACGAATTGCCCAGGACATCCGCCGACGGGTGTCCAATCAGTTGCACATCACGGTTTCGGCCGGCGTGGCGCCGAACAAATTCCTGGCCAAGATTGCCAGCGACTGGAAGAAACCCAATGGTTTGTTCGTCATTACGCCGGATCAGGTCGAGGACTTTGTCAGTGGCTTGCCCGTGAGCAAGTTGCACGGCGTGGGCAAAGTGACGGCCGACAAACTGGGCAGGCTCGGCATTGTCGATTGCTCGCATTTGCGCGAGTGGGACAAGTTGGCGCTGGTGCGTGAATTCGGCAGCTTTGGCGAACGACTTTGGAGTCTGGCCCGTGGGATCGATGAGCGGCTGGTGCACAACGACAGTCGGCGGCAATCGATCAGTGTCGAAAACACGTATGACGTGGATCTGCCGGATCTGGTGAGCTGCCTGGATAAATTACCGGAGTTGCTGGAAACCCTGGCGGGCCGCATGGCTCGGATTGACGACAGTTATCGACCGGGCAAGCCGTTCGTCAAAGTGAAGTTTCATGATTTTACCCAGACCACCCTTGAGCAGGCCGGGGCAGGGCGGGACCTGGGGAGTTATCAGTTGTTGCTGACCCAGGCGTTCAATCGCGGCGGAAAGCCGGTGCGGTTGTTGGGGATTGGGGTCAGGCTGGAGGATTTGCGCGGCGGGTTTGAGCAGATGGAGTTGTTTGAGCGATAACCTCTAAAAACAAAAGATCGCAGCCTTCGGCAGCTCCTGCGGAGGAAAAATACCGCGTAGGAGCTGCCGAAGGCTGCGATCTTTTAGGAGACTTAATTCGGTCCCGGATCCGCCACCAATCGCCCGGCATCCTTGGTCAATGACTTGAGGAATTCAGTCTGCAACTCCGGATCGTTGCGAGTCAGCTCGATCAGGCTCTGTTCCAGCTCGCTGGCTTCTTCTTCCAGGCCCAGCTCCGACAGACGTTTGACCCGGTGGACCCACTGGCTCACTTCGTCGTCTTCAAGATCGTCGTAAATCAGCCCATGGGCTTCAAGCAGTTTGCCGCGCAACGAGCTGCTGACCGCCAGGGTTGAGTCGGTATGCACATCGTCCTGACCATCTTCGACCTTGATCAGCAGCCGGCTCAGATGGTTGATGTCATGTTCGGCGAACGGGCTGTCCAGCAGGTTCAGGCGCAACACGCCATTTTTGTCAGTGCTCAGCTCGAACGTTTCCTTGCCGGCCTTGACCTCCACCGGGCGCTCACTCCACGGCAGGCTCGAGTATTCCGTGCGCTTGTCGAGCTGGACCTCATCGATACCCGCCAGGTTCTGCTGCGCACGACCGTGCGACGGCGCGTTCATGAACGGATTTAGCCCGGCAAAACCGTAACTGAACCAGTCCTTGGTCACGCTATCC
This DNA window, taken from Pseudomonas fluorescens NCIMB 11764, encodes the following:
- a CDS encoding virulence factor family protein, with product MIQRSLRYVLATLVVLALILGGGYWYLKRPAPEPTLEQLTPAGGAAMTRVIPGNTPRAQVLVAVNEDQKLSDKQLMTLSRSGSAQIVQVILPKECLLQSRALQAGLRELKGPATLVSGIGPGAVLAWRWLSEQKDDKSQAVSVDLALEKPGCTHLLPKSAAHGHWLVAWNDNPDDTSAGFVRDQPNAETSISDYDINLPQVLNNELRKLLVGGDKAAGGLQIPVVEVPAGQAKDTVTLFLSGDGGWRDLDRDVAGEMAKIGYPVVGIDTLRYYWQHKSPEQSALDLAELMQHYRQKWGTKRFILTGYSFGADVLPAIYNRLEASEQQRVDAIILLAFARTGSFEIEVEGWLGNAGKEAATGPEMAKLPAEKVVCIYGEEETDESGCTDKTAVGEAIKLPGGHHFDENYPKLAQRLVEVIEKRQAKETAAQE
- the dinB gene encoding DNA polymerase IV, with the translated sequence MTQRKIIHVDCDCFYAAIEMRDDPRLAGKPLAVGGSADRRGVIATCNYEARAYGVRSAMSSGHALKLCPDLTIVKPRMDAYREASKEIHTIFRDYTDLIEPLSLDEAYLDVSDSAHFGGSATRIAQDIRRRVSNQLHITVSAGVAPNKFLAKIASDWKKPNGLFVITPDQVEDFVSGLPVSKLHGVGKVTADKLGRLGIVDCSHLREWDKLALVREFGSFGERLWSLARGIDERLVHNDSRRQSISVENTYDVDLPDLVSCLDKLPELLETLAGRMARIDDSYRPGKPFVKVKFHDFTQTTLEQAGAGRDLGSYQLLLTQAFNRGGKPVRLLGIGVRLEDLRGGFEQMELFER
- a CDS encoding DUF3077 domain-containing protein; its protein translation is MTNTKQSEASELKTIGLTPFIYCSNQPLFHVTRDVPLGDALAMASDFLFLAKELTRDAAFNRDTDRHIWAAHYLTAMSKAVVDDAVKVLERPAATKTESKK
- the mprF gene encoding bifunctional lysylphosphatidylglycerol flippase/synthetase MprF; its protein translation is MRANSSDPQDTVTATQPIKPERLRLLDQVSKYRQPIGLAVTLLLFAIALIACRHLLSELDLYALHDSILEVPKPALLGALAATVVGFIILLGYEWSASRYAGVTLAPRILALGGFTAFAIGNAIGLSMLSGGSVRYRLYARHGLGASEVAHMTLFASLSLGCALPPLAALATLSNLPAASAALGLSEILLGVIAAAVLLLFIVLAVGIYRRRLPEQPYADNLLVKVGRRTLRLPGRRLTFLQLIITALDVAAAATVLYLLLPEAPPFGAFLLVYLLALAAGVLSHVPGGVGVFEAILLAAFADKLGAAPLAAALLLYRLIYVVLPLLVACLLLLINEGQRLFQTRQSLRAASGLAAPILAVLVFLSGVVLLFSGVTPEIDTRLEHIGFLIPHRLVDASHFGASLVGVLCLLLAQGLRRRLSAAWMLTTILLLVGAVLSLLKGFDWEEACLMTLTASLLGVFRRSFYRPSRLTELPFSPLYLVSSLCVLGASIWLLLFAYQDVPYSHQLWWQFTLDADAPRGLRSLLGAAVLLVVVSLTWLLRTARPVIHLPTPDELDRAVKILMASAQPDGGLALTGDKALLFHPNDEAFLMYARRGRSLVALYDPIGPTQQRAEMIWQFRDLCDIHHARPVFYQVRAENLPYYMDIGLTAIKLGEEARVDLQRFDLEAKGKEMKDLRYTWNRGTRDGLSLEIHEPGHAPMDELKVISDAWLTGKNVREKGFSLGRFSDDYLKHFRVAVIRFEGRPVAFANLLETYGHDLASLDLMRAHPDAPKLTMEFMMVGLIQHYKNHGYARFSLGMVPLSGLQPRRGAPLTQRLGSMVFRRGEQLYNFQGLRRFKDKFQPDWEPRYMAVPAGLDPLVALADTAALIAGGLTGLVKR